The following proteins come from a genomic window of Campylobacter coli 76339:
- a CDS encoding membrane protein has protein sequence MLSWKKIEDLDLKEMAAKTKIELDFLKALAKKDFATLNRFNVHGFIKILSREYELDFTDFNEEFETYLSENNLNDAATKPKMITPKLDAYTQKSTSFASFVVIILILALIGFGIYYFDHIKSFFQDEQNNSSVTVVDIIGQAQTNLKALENNVVVIDNQAEENNTEANLTQVQETVQDLDLNNTKKEVKQISTIENNTSIKEENLSKNDSLAKINQENTQASKPLNKEAHFKASGKIWVGLIDLSNYKKTSLVKENDFNLSLEVNRLVLTGAAALSVFDENGKEQKFPAGNSKRFLIKDGKITSISIAEFMKLNKGKEW, from the coding sequence ATGCTTAGTTGGAAAAAAATTGAAGATTTAGATTTAAAAGAAATGGCAGCTAAAACAAAAATCGAATTAGATTTTTTAAAAGCTTTAGCTAAAAAGGATTTTGCTACCTTAAATCGTTTTAATGTTCATGGTTTTATAAAAATTTTAAGTCGTGAATACGAACTTGATTTTACAGATTTTAATGAAGAATTTGAAACTTATCTTAGTGAAAATAATCTTAATGATGCAGCTACTAAGCCCAAGATGATAACCCCTAAGCTCGATGCTTACACTCAAAAGTCAACTAGTTTTGCATCTTTTGTAGTTATAATTTTAATCTTAGCACTTATAGGTTTTGGGATTTATTATTTTGATCATATCAAATCTTTTTTTCAAGATGAGCAAAACAATTCAAGTGTGACTGTTGTAGATATTATCGGACAAGCACAAACCAATCTAAAAGCCTTAGAAAACAATGTTGTTGTGATCGATAATCAAGCTGAAGAAAACAACACAGAAGCTAACCTAACTCAAGTGCAAGAAACCGTACAAGATTTAGATCTTAACAATACAAAAAAAGAAGTAAAGCAAATTTCTACTATAGAAAACAATACAAGCATTAAAGAAGAAAATTTAAGCAAAAATGATTCTTTAGCAAAAATAAACCAAGAAAATACACAGGCTTCAAAACCTCTTAACAAAGAAGCACATTTTAAAGCTTCAGGTAAAATTTGGGTAGGCTTAATCGACTTATCTAATTATAAAAAAACGAGTTTAGTAAAAGAAAATGATTTTAATCTTTCTTTAGAGGTAAATCGTTTAGTTTTAACAGGGGCTGCGGCTTTGAGCGTTTTTGATGAAAATGGCAAAGAGCAAAAATTTCCTGCAGGAAATTCAAAGCGCTTTTTGATCAAAGATGGAAAAATTACAAGCATTTCAATAGCTGAATTTATGAAGTTAAACAAAGGTAAGGAATGGTAA
- a CDS encoding Ribosomal RNA small subunit methyltransferase E, with protein MQFLYHKQAGEEILKLKGEEFAHLKARRIKENEILSLRNLEDDFIYDYKISNLDRNSCLLYFLDKHLKPHPHSELNLALAVIDTKILEKTLPFLNELGVANLHLVFTEFSQRNFKLDFERLEKIIISSCEQCGRSHKMQIQSYKNIQEFSKFFPDAVLVDFEGEIKEFDKTQLYFIGPEGGFSPKEKQIFKEKICLKVPNILRSQSAVVAVAAKILL; from the coding sequence ATGCAATTTTTATACCACAAACAAGCCGGTGAGGAAATTTTAAAACTTAAGGGCGAAGAATTTGCCCATTTAAAAGCAAGAAGAATTAAAGAAAATGAAATTTTATCCCTAAGAAATTTAGAAGATGATTTTATTTATGATTATAAAATTTCAAATTTGGATCGTAATTCTTGTTTGCTTTATTTTTTAGATAAACACCTTAAACCCCATCCACACAGTGAACTCAATCTAGCTTTAGCAGTGATCGATACAAAAATTTTAGAAAAAACACTCCCTTTTTTAAATGAACTTGGAGTTGCAAATTTACACCTTGTTTTTACTGAATTTTCTCAAAGAAATTTTAAACTTGATTTTGAAAGATTAGAAAAAATTATCATTTCATCTTGTGAACAATGTGGAAGAAGCCACAAAATGCAAATTCAAAGCTATAAAAATATACAAGAATTTAGCAAGTTTTTTCCTGATGCTGTTTTGGTTGACTTTGAAGGAGAAATAAAGGAATTTGATAAAACCCAGCTTTATTTTATAGGTCCAGAAGGCGGATTTAGCCCTAAGGAAAAACAAATATTTAAAGAAAAAATTTGCCTTAAAGTGCCTAATATCTTAAGAAGCCAAAGTGCTGTCGTTGCAGTAGCTGCAAAAATATTGCTTTAA
- a CDS encoding 23S rRNA (guanosine-2'-O-)-methyltransferase rlmB, protein MIVYGKQIFFYILERHKELINELYLAKECDKETFKKIANSGFKIKKLDFKTAQAYAKGGNHQGFLLDIKEYEFKDLHTLKKGEFIAILYGISDVGNIGAIVRTAYALGVDGLIFIGERLAMEGVIRTSSGAALDLEITLNNDIFTVLNELKQVGFKLFASASGGKQIHHYKVDKGKKALILGSEGLGLSPKIIKKCDECVGIEMKNNFDSLNVSVAFAILCDRMINA, encoded by the coding sequence ATGATAGTTTATGGAAAACAGATATTTTTTTATATTTTAGAACGACATAAAGAACTTATAAATGAGCTTTATTTAGCTAAAGAGTGTGACAAAGAAACCTTTAAAAAGATCGCTAATTCAGGCTTTAAGATCAAAAAACTTGATTTTAAAACAGCTCAAGCTTATGCTAAGGGCGGAAATCATCAAGGTTTTTTACTGGATATTAAAGAGTATGAATTTAAGGATTTGCACACTCTAAAAAAGGGCGAATTTATAGCTATTCTTTATGGGATTAGCGATGTTGGAAATATAGGAGCTATAGTAAGAACAGCCTATGCTTTAGGAGTGGATGGGCTTATATTTATCGGAGAAAGGCTCGCGATGGAGGGCGTTATCCGTACTAGTAGTGGAGCAGCGCTAGATCTTGAAATCACCTTAAATAATGATATTTTTACCGTTTTAAACGAGCTTAAGCAGGTTGGATTTAAGCTTTTTGCGAGTGCGAGTGGAGGTAAACAAATCCATCATTATAAAGTCGATAAGGGCAAAAAAGCTTTGATTTTAGGAAGTGAAGGTTTGGGGTTGAGCCCTAAAATAATAAAAAAGTGTGACGAGTGCGTAGGTATAGAAATGAAAAATAATTTCGATAGCCTTAATGTTAGCGTAGCTTTTGCAATACTTTGTGATAGGATGATAAATGCTTAG
- a CDS encoding LSU ribosomal protein L31p @ LSU ribosomal protein L31p, zinc-dependent, with amino-acid sequence MKKEIHPEYVECKVSCACGNTFVTKSNKSELRVDICSSCHPFFTGSEKIVDAAGRVEKFKKKYAMQ; translated from the coding sequence ATGAAAAAAGAAATTCATCCAGAATATGTAGAATGCAAAGTTAGCTGCGCTTGTGGCAATACTTTTGTTACCAAATCAAACAAAAGTGAGTTAAGAGTAGATATTTGTTCAAGCTGCCATCCTTTCTTCACAGGTAGTGAAAAAATCGTAGATGCAGCAGGTCGTGTAGAGAAATTTAAGAAAAAATACGCAATGCAATAA
- a CDS encoding rRNA small subunit methyltransferase I, protein MLYFIPTPIGNLSDISFRALELLKTCNVFFCEDTRVSKSLLYLLSSKFEIDFGDKQFISFHTHNEKKVLENLDLEFFNQDIAFLSDAGMPGISDPGQFLIDFALKNNIQFEVLPGANAALAALVSSALCEKEFIFMGFLVNKGKERQRDIQKILNHPYPSIVYESPKRILSLIEQIAILDSQREIFAIKEISKKFETKFKAKAIDLFDILKQTNLKGEWVVVLAKNDQDNTSNSLCENDILELEIPLKTKSKLLAKMNGKNPKEIYQKLLLSQS, encoded by the coding sequence ATGCTTTATTTTATTCCTACGCCCATAGGAAATTTAAGCGACATTTCTTTTCGTGCTTTAGAGCTTTTAAAGACTTGCAATGTTTTTTTTTGCGAAGATACAAGGGTAAGCAAGTCTTTACTTTATTTACTTTCATCTAAATTTGAAATTGATTTTGGCGATAAACAATTCATATCCTTTCATACTCATAATGAAAAAAAAGTTTTAGAAAATTTAGATTTAGAATTTTTTAATCAAGATATTGCTTTTTTAAGTGATGCAGGTATGCCAGGAATTAGTGATCCTGGGCAATTTTTAATTGATTTTGCTTTAAAAAACAATATCCAATTTGAAGTTTTACCTGGTGCTAATGCAGCTTTGGCGGCGCTTGTAAGCTCAGCATTGTGCGAAAAAGAATTTATTTTTATGGGTTTTTTAGTCAATAAAGGTAAAGAACGCCAAAGAGATATCCAAAAGATACTCAATCATCCCTATCCTAGCATTGTCTATGAATCCCCTAAACGCATCTTATCTTTAATCGAGCAAATAGCTATTTTAGATAGCCAAAGAGAAATTTTTGCCATTAAAGAAATTTCTAAAAAATTCGAAACCAAATTTAAAGCTAAAGCCATCGATCTTTTTGATATATTAAAACAGACAAATTTAAAGGGAGAATGGGTTGTCGTGCTAGCCAAAAATGATCAAGATAACACTAGTAATTCTTTATGTGAAAACGATATTTTAGAGCTTGAAATACCCTTAAAAACAAAAAGTAAACTTTTAGCAAAAATGAATGGAAAAAATCCAAAAGAAATTTATCAAAAACTGCTTTTAAGTCAAAGTTAG
- a CDS encoding Aspartate aminotransferase → MFDEIRFNTIERLPNYVFAEVNAIKMAARRAGKDIIDFSMGNPDGKTPQHIIDKLCESANKDKTSGYSTSMGIYKLRLAICNWYKRKYGVNLDPESEVVATMGSKEGFVNLARAIINPGDVAIVPTPAYPIHTQAFIIAGGNVAKMPLRYNEKFELDENKFFEDLDKTLHESIPRPKYVVVNFPHNPTTVTCEKSFYERLVATAKKERFYIISDIAYADLTYDDYKTPSILEVEGAKDVAVETYTLSKSYNMAGWRVGFTVGNKRLVAALKKIKSWFDYGMYTPIQVAATIALDGDQSCVDEIRATYDKRMHILLEAFENAGWKLHKPRASMFVWAKLPESKMHLKSLEFSKQLLQHAEVAVSPGVGFGEAGDEYVRIALIENENRIRQAARNIKKYLKEE, encoded by the coding sequence ATGTTTGATGAAATTCGTTTCAATACCATAGAAAGGCTTCCAAATTATGTTTTTGCAGAAGTAAATGCGATCAAAATGGCAGCAAGGCGTGCTGGAAAGGATATCATCGATTTTTCCATGGGAAATCCTGATGGCAAAACTCCTCAACATATCATTGATAAACTTTGTGAAAGTGCCAACAAAGACAAAACTTCGGGCTATTCTACCTCTATGGGGATTTATAAACTTCGCCTAGCTATTTGCAATTGGTATAAAAGAAAATACGGAGTGAATTTAGATCCTGAAAGCGAAGTAGTAGCCACTATGGGCTCTAAAGAGGGTTTTGTGAATTTAGCAAGAGCGATTATCAATCCAGGAGATGTTGCTATAGTGCCAACTCCAGCTTATCCTATCCATACTCAAGCTTTTATTATAGCGGGGGGAAATGTAGCTAAAATGCCTCTTAGATACAATGAAAAATTTGAACTTGATGAAAACAAATTCTTTGAAGATTTGGACAAAACCCTGCACGAAAGTATCCCACGCCCAAAATACGTAGTGGTAAATTTTCCGCACAATCCAACAACAGTAACTTGTGAAAAAAGTTTTTATGAAAGATTGGTTGCAACTGCGAAAAAAGAGCGATTTTATATCATTTCAGATATTGCTTATGCGGATTTAACCTATGATGATTATAAAACCCCTTCTATTTTAGAAGTAGAGGGCGCAAAAGATGTTGCTGTAGAAACCTACACTCTTTCAAAATCTTACAATATGGCAGGCTGGCGTGTAGGATTTACGGTAGGAAATAAGCGCTTAGTAGCTGCTCTTAAAAAGATAAAATCATGGTTTGATTATGGTATGTATACTCCTATACAAGTAGCTGCTACTATAGCTTTAGATGGGGATCAAAGTTGTGTAGATGAAATTCGTGCTACTTATGATAAAAGAATGCATATTTTACTAGAAGCATTTGAAAATGCTGGCTGGAAACTTCATAAACCAAGAGCTAGTATGTTTGTTTGGGCAAAACTTCCTGAAAGCAAAATGCATTTAAAAAGCTTAGAATTTTCAAAACAACTTTTACAGCATGCAGAAGTAGCTGTGAGTCCAGGGGTGGGCTTTGGTGAAGCAGGAGATGAATATGTAAGAATTGCTTTAATAGAAAATGAAAACCGCATTCGTCAGGCTGCGCGCAATATTAAAAAATACTTGAAAGAAGAATAA
- a CDS encoding Putative periplasmic protein — MVKKIFIFLFLANSVFAVSSLELAKNLVANPSKDPQLRLLFPNSSYIDDKGNPDIAKISRILKTNSLINLTLSDPQTLRLNFKAKADSVVFFKILTDALTNLGYVYFIPTDMILRDGNIDYTIQVESQYILDPGALYSLLKDNSVYIDNIKRIDTYDYEYVLNFENAQLNTNIDLRLNSTQTLERPLKDYVFTLQGASNLIIDAYDADFWFPKVLFLDKNLNLIKAVKSQIQNNHFSELIPSGAVYAIVSDMYSLDNIRRGLKITLKK, encoded by the coding sequence ATGGTAAAAAAAATCTTTATTTTTTTATTTTTAGCTAATTCTGTTTTTGCTGTTTCTAGTTTAGAATTAGCTAAAAATTTAGTTGCCAATCCTTCTAAAGATCCTCAGTTGCGCCTTTTGTTTCCTAACTCTAGCTATATAGACGATAAAGGCAATCCAGACATAGCTAAAATTTCAAGAATTTTAAAAACCAATTCTTTAATCAATCTAACTCTATCAGATCCCCAAACTTTAAGGCTCAATTTCAAAGCTAAAGCAGATTCTGTTGTATTTTTTAAGATTTTAACCGATGCGCTTACAAATCTTGGATATGTATATTTTATTCCTACTGATATGATTTTGCGTGATGGCAATATAGACTATACCATACAAGTAGAATCTCAATACATTTTAGATCCAGGCGCTTTATACAGTCTTTTAAAAGATAATTCAGTTTATATAGATAATATCAAGCGCATAGATACTTATGATTATGAGTATGTTTTAAATTTTGAAAATGCTCAGCTTAATACCAATATCGATTTAAGACTTAATTCTACACAAACTTTAGAAAGGCCACTTAAAGATTATGTATTTACTCTTCAAGGAGCTTCAAATTTGATTATCGATGCTTATGATGCTGATTTTTGGTTTCCTAAAGTGCTATTTTTAGATAAAAACCTAAATCTCATTAAGGCAGTAAAAAGCCAAATTCAAAATAATCATTTTTCAGAGCTTATTCCAAGTGGTGCAGTTTATGCAATTGTAAGCGATATGTATAGTTTAGATAACATCCGAAGAGGTTTAAAAATCACTTTAAAAAAATAA